One region of Vibrio pelagius genomic DNA includes:
- the cysD gene encoding sulfate adenylyltransferase subunit CysD, with protein sequence MDQERLTHLKQLEAESIHIIREVAAEFDNPVMMYSIGKDSSVMLHLARKAFYPGKIPFPLLHVDTDWKFREMIEFRDRTAKKYGFDLLVHKNPEGLAMGCSPFVHGSSKHTDIMKTQGLKQALNKYGFDAAFGGARRDEEKSRAKERVYSFRDKNHTWDPKNQRPELWKTYNGQVNKGESIRVFPLSNWTELDIWQYIYLENIEIVPLYLSEKRPVVERDGMLIMVDDDRMELQEGEVIEEKSVRFRTLGCYPLTGAIESEANTLTGIIEEMLVATSSERQGRAIDHDQSGSMELKKRQGYF encoded by the coding sequence ATGGACCAAGAACGTTTAACCCACCTAAAACAGCTTGAAGCGGAGAGTATACATATCATCCGTGAAGTAGCGGCTGAGTTTGATAACCCAGTGATGATGTACTCCATCGGTAAAGACTCTTCTGTGATGCTTCACCTAGCTCGCAAAGCGTTTTATCCGGGCAAAATCCCTTTCCCTCTTCTACACGTGGACACCGATTGGAAATTCCGCGAAATGATTGAGTTTCGTGATCGTACTGCTAAGAAGTACGGCTTTGATCTTTTGGTTCACAAGAACCCAGAAGGCTTAGCGATGGGGTGTAGCCCGTTTGTACACGGCTCATCAAAGCATACCGATATCATGAAGACTCAAGGCTTGAAGCAGGCGTTAAACAAGTATGGGTTTGATGCAGCCTTTGGTGGTGCTCGTCGTGACGAAGAGAAGTCGCGTGCGAAAGAGCGTGTTTACTCTTTCCGTGACAAAAATCATACATGGGATCCTAAAAACCAACGTCCAGAGTTATGGAAAACCTACAACGGTCAGGTAAACAAAGGCGAGAGCATACGTGTATTCCCGCTTTCAAACTGGACTGAGTTAGATATCTGGCAATACATCTACCTAGAAAACATCGAGATTGTACCGCTTTACCTTTCAGAGAAGCGCCCAGTTGTTGAGCGTGACGGTATGCTGATTATGGTCGATGACGACCGTATGGAGCTGCAAGAGGGTGAGGTGATTGAAGAGAAGAGCGTGCGTTTCCGTACTCTTGGTTGCTACCCACTGACAGGGGCAATTGAATCTGAAGCCAATACATTAACAGGCATCATTGAAGAGATGCTGGTGGCGACATCCAGTGAGCGTCAAGGGCGAGCGATCGACCACGATCAATCGGGCTCAATGGAGCTGAAAAAGCGTCAAGGTTATTTCTAG
- a CDS encoding DMT family transporter, with the protein MSNITLGILLLVAGNFFASLSDVAVKLLNGEVPPLQYIFFRQLLSLLLITPLWLKQNRVQRRLKQAKITFARGQLILIGSGCMVVAITHLPLATANAVFYVAPLLMLPLSILLLGERPALGKVVATTIGFIGALIVLRPSQFHWAAVFALGTACTLALFNVLVRKLPSEQSVVTTLWWTTLFSLPAALILCVLFWSPISWGHLGYIALSATLILAYNGLAVSAYQKAHSSQIALAEYSGLVFVALIGMIWFNEIPDILTFIGILLIVLPLAPIPRIKKGAR; encoded by the coding sequence ATGTCCAACATCACGCTTGGGATCTTGCTGCTTGTTGCGGGCAACTTTTTTGCCTCACTCTCTGACGTGGCGGTGAAACTGCTCAATGGTGAAGTGCCACCACTGCAGTACATCTTCTTTCGCCAACTATTGTCACTGCTTTTGATTACGCCATTATGGTTAAAGCAAAACAGAGTACAACGCCGACTCAAGCAGGCAAAAATCACCTTTGCTCGAGGCCAGCTGATCTTAATCGGTAGTGGGTGTATGGTCGTGGCGATTACCCACTTACCACTGGCGACAGCCAATGCCGTATTTTACGTCGCACCATTATTGATGTTGCCATTGTCGATACTGCTGTTGGGAGAACGCCCTGCACTTGGAAAAGTCGTCGCCACCACCATCGGATTTATCGGTGCGCTCATCGTACTGAGGCCATCGCAGTTTCATTGGGCGGCGGTATTTGCGCTTGGTACAGCATGTACCCTGGCGCTGTTCAATGTCTTGGTTCGCAAACTTCCGAGTGAGCAATCGGTAGTGACGACACTTTGGTGGACAACCCTATTCTCGCTGCCTGCTGCGTTAATACTTTGCGTACTATTTTGGTCACCGATATCTTGGGGGCACCTTGGTTATATCGCCTTAAGCGCCACCCTGATATTGGCTTACAATGGACTAGCTGTATCTGCATATCAAAAAGCACACTCTAGCCAGATTGCACTGGCAGAATATTCAGGCCTCGTCTTTGTCGCACTCATCGGTATGATTTGGTTTAACGAAATCCCCGATATTCTCACCTTTATCGGCATCTTACTGATTGTGTTACCGCTGGCTCCGATTCCGCGCATAAAAAAAGGAGCGAGATAA
- a CDS encoding LysM-like peptidoglycan-binding domain-containing protein — MNRRHKKKQQVDYLQLCKDKFSAIEFGDAKDKIRDLWQRLPKLHQRALMVLTPVVLLLLIIPFPKAEKTKSAPAASRVELEINTVGLSEQQSEQQQSLKSSHWKEYLVQQGDTLAQVFRNNQLPLSDLNALVRIEGDDKPLSQIRKGQLVRFKLAENGQLDILQLEKGGSSVMFFRLSDGGFGRSK; from the coding sequence ATGAATCGTCGTCATAAGAAGAAACAACAAGTAGATTATTTGCAGCTGTGCAAAGATAAATTCAGTGCTATCGAATTTGGTGATGCCAAAGATAAGATCCGTGACCTATGGCAGCGCTTGCCTAAATTACATCAACGCGCATTGATGGTGCTTACGCCTGTCGTTTTGTTGTTACTGATCATTCCTTTTCCAAAAGCAGAAAAGACGAAAAGCGCACCGGCAGCCAGTCGTGTTGAGCTTGAGATAAATACTGTCGGTTTAAGTGAACAACAGAGTGAACAACAGCAATCTCTAAAATCAAGTCACTGGAAAGAGTATTTGGTACAACAAGGCGATACTTTAGCGCAGGTATTTCGTAACAACCAACTGCCACTATCAGACCTTAATGCACTTGTGCGGATTGAGGGGGACGATAAACCTCTGAGTCAGATAAGAAAAGGGCAGTTGGTTCGATTTAAGCTAGCAGAGAATGGTCAGTTGGACATTCTTCAGCTTGAGAAAGGTGGAAGTTCGGTGATGTTCTTCCGCCTATCTGACGGTGGTTTTGGTCGCAGCAAATAA
- the cysN gene encoding sulfate adenylyltransferase subunit CysN, protein MNSAVEAELAELGIEGYLSQHQHKSMLRFLTCGSVDDGKSTLIGRLLHDTQQIYEDQLAAVHNDSQRVGTTGEKPDLALLVDGLQAEREQGITIDVAYRYFSTQKRKFIIADTPGHEQYTRNMATGASTCDLAVILIDARKGVLDQTRRHSFISNLLGLKHFVVAVNKMDLVDYSQDRFEEIRDEYLEFAENLEGETNIQILPVSALEGANVAAASKELAWFEGPSLLEVLENVDIDQKRSAGEFRFPVQYVNRPNLDFRGFAGTIASGSVKVGDEIKALPSGKTSKVARIVTFDGDLESAQAGLAVTLTLEDEIDISRGDLIVLESAEVASTNHILADVVWMTEQALQPGREYDIKIAGKKTVGQVTAIRHQYDINNLATHEASELPLNGIGLCEWSLNETVALDKYRDSADTGGFIVIDRLTNVTVGAGLIRERLDSVEQKVGDFSAFEIEFNALVRKHFPHWNAKDISQLLK, encoded by the coding sequence ATGAATAGTGCAGTAGAAGCTGAATTGGCTGAACTTGGGATCGAAGGTTACCTGAGTCAGCACCAACATAAATCGATGCTTAGATTTCTGACCTGTGGTTCGGTTGATGATGGTAAGAGTACTTTGATCGGTCGCTTACTTCATGACACCCAGCAGATCTATGAAGATCAACTGGCAGCGGTTCATAACGATAGCCAACGTGTCGGTACAACGGGTGAGAAGCCTGACCTCGCGCTACTTGTTGATGGTCTGCAGGCAGAGCGTGAGCAAGGCATTACCATTGATGTGGCATACCGTTATTTTTCGACTCAAAAACGTAAGTTTATTATTGCGGATACCCCAGGGCATGAGCAGTACACACGTAACATGGCAACCGGTGCATCGACGTGTGATCTGGCGGTGATCTTGATTGATGCGCGTAAAGGCGTATTGGATCAAACTCGTCGTCACTCGTTCATCTCAAACCTACTGGGCTTGAAGCACTTTGTGGTTGCAGTTAACAAGATGGATCTTGTGGACTACTCACAAGATCGCTTTGAAGAGATTCGTGATGAATATCTTGAGTTTGCGGAAAACCTAGAAGGTGAGACTAATATTCAGATCCTACCGGTTTCAGCGTTAGAAGGTGCCAACGTTGCAGCGGCAAGTAAAGAGCTGGCTTGGTTTGAAGGCCCATCGCTACTTGAAGTGCTTGAGAACGTTGATATCGACCAGAAACGCTCAGCTGGTGAGTTCCGTTTCCCTGTTCAATACGTGAATCGTCCAAACTTAGATTTTCGCGGTTTTGCCGGCACGATCGCTTCTGGCAGCGTAAAAGTAGGCGATGAAATCAAGGCGCTTCCTTCAGGTAAAACTTCGAAAGTGGCACGCATTGTTACCTTTGATGGCGATTTAGAGTCGGCGCAGGCTGGTCTTGCTGTGACTTTGACGCTTGAGGATGAGATCGATATTAGCCGTGGTGACTTAATTGTACTTGAGAGTGCTGAAGTGGCATCGACTAACCACATTCTGGCGGACGTGGTATGGATGACGGAGCAAGCTCTGCAACCAGGTCGTGAGTACGATATCAAAATCGCTGGCAAGAAGACGGTAGGTCAAGTGACGGCCATTCGTCATCAATATGACATCAACAATCTTGCGACTCATGAAGCATCAGAGCTGCCTCTCAATGGTATCGGTCTGTGTGAGTGGTCATTGAATGAGACTGTTGCACTGGATAAGTACCGTGATAGTGCAGACACCGGTGGCTTCATTGTGATTGATCGTCTAACCAATGTCACCGTTGGTGCGGGCCTTATCCGTGAACGTTTGGATTCTGTTGAGCAAAAAGTCGGTGACTTCTCAGCGTTTGAAATCGAATTTAACGCTCTGGTTCGTAAGCACTTCCCACACTGGAATGCCAAAGATATCAGTCAATTACTTAAGTAA
- a CDS encoding Crp/Fnr family transcriptional regulator, whose translation MHRALTEQLESFGFTPPQIESLLEIAKPLELPTRHILTNQGEMPDSFYFIVEGLCHACYLTEEGKQYSKEFYWEHDWVIGFESLIKQQPSPYLLETLTPISLFELPMQALTEWRETNNPLYLKLLETQLMYKENKERFMLLYTPEQRYQLFCEHYPDLLQRLNDNQIAAYLGITAISLSRIKSRINNG comes from the coding sequence ATGCACCGCGCATTAACAGAACAATTAGAAAGCTTTGGCTTTACCCCACCCCAGATAGAATCTCTGCTTGAGATAGCAAAACCGCTCGAGTTACCAACACGACACATTCTTACCAATCAAGGAGAGATGCCTGATTCGTTTTACTTCATCGTTGAAGGGTTATGCCATGCGTGTTACCTAACGGAAGAAGGCAAACAGTACAGCAAAGAGTTCTACTGGGAGCATGACTGGGTGATTGGCTTTGAGAGTTTAATAAAGCAGCAACCTTCTCCTTATCTACTCGAAACGCTCACTCCTATCTCACTGTTTGAGCTGCCAATGCAAGCTCTGACAGAGTGGCGCGAGACAAATAATCCTCTGTACCTCAAGTTACTTGAAACTCAACTGATGTACAAAGAGAACAAAGAACGTTTCATGCTGCTTTACACGCCAGAGCAGCGCTACCAACTGTTCTGCGAGCACTACCCAGATCTGCTGCAACGCTTAAATGACAATCAAATCGCAGCCTATCTTGGTATTACGGCGATCAGCCTAAGCAGAATCAAGAGCCGAATTAACAATGGTTAA
- a CDS encoding bifunctional 2',3'-cyclic-nucleotide 2'-phosphodiesterase/3'-nucleotidase → MKVAMKPLSLAVLAGLGLTLAGCTTTPDTDEVIKLRVVETTDIHTNLMDYDYYKDKPSQKIGLARTATLVKEAQSEVTNSILVDNGDLLQGSPMGDYMADKGIVAGEVHPAYKAMNQLDYDAANIGNHEFNYGLEFLEESINDADFPYISANVYDAKTKEHYFTPYIIKTHKFADTAGVEHEVKVGYIGFVPPQIMTWDKKNLEGKVIARDILETANELVPQMKAEGAEVIVAIPHSGVSQDPYKAGEENSTLYLSEVEGIDAIAFGHSHAVFPGKGFDNIQGVDNQAGTMNGVAAVMPGRWGSHVGIMDLTLAQKDGKWEVVKGQSEARPIYDKVEQKSLAAADEGIVTALEKDHAGTRDFVNQPIGQADDVMYSFLSLVQDDPTVQIVNLAQKDYVERFIQGDPDLDGTPVLSAAAPFKAGGRKNDPANFTEVEAGQLTFRNAADLYLYPNTLVAMKVKGKEVKEWLECSAGQFNQIDANSTAPQSLIEWDNFRTYNFDVIDGVNYQIDVTQPAKYDANCKVVNPESERIVGLTYQGQPIDMEQDFLIATNNYRAYSAKFPGTGVEYIAFDAPDENRTVLANYISRVSKEQGKVSPTADNNWSFAPIETSKKLDIRFETSPSEKAAQFIKEKGQYPMKRVATDDVGFGVYQIDLTK, encoded by the coding sequence ATGAAAGTTGCAATGAAACCTTTATCGCTAGCGGTACTGGCCGGACTAGGTTTAACTCTAGCTGGCTGTACAACCACCCCAGACACAGATGAAGTAATCAAGCTGCGCGTCGTAGAAACGACTGACATTCATACTAACCTAATGGATTACGACTACTACAAAGATAAGCCATCGCAAAAGATCGGTTTGGCGCGTACTGCAACTCTTGTTAAAGAAGCTCAAAGCGAAGTAACGAATAGCATTCTTGTTGATAACGGTGACTTGCTGCAAGGTAGCCCTATGGGTGACTACATGGCAGATAAAGGCATCGTTGCAGGCGAAGTTCACCCTGCATACAAAGCAATGAACCAGCTAGATTACGATGCAGCCAACATCGGTAACCACGAATTCAACTACGGCCTTGAGTTCCTAGAAGAGTCAATCAACGACGCGGATTTCCCATACATCAGCGCTAACGTTTACGACGCAAAAACGAAAGAGCACTACTTCACGCCATACATTATCAAAACGCACAAATTTGCAGATACTGCAGGCGTAGAACATGAAGTAAAAGTGGGTTACATCGGTTTTGTTCCACCACAAATCATGACTTGGGATAAGAAGAACCTTGAAGGCAAAGTTATCGCTCGCGACATCCTAGAGACGGCGAATGAACTGGTTCCTCAAATGAAGGCTGAAGGCGCAGAAGTTATCGTTGCGATCCCTCACTCTGGCGTTTCTCAAGACCCATACAAAGCAGGCGAAGAGAACTCAACGCTTTACCTATCTGAAGTAGAAGGCATCGATGCGATTGCATTTGGTCACTCTCATGCCGTATTCCCAGGCAAAGGTTTTGACAATATCCAAGGCGTTGATAACCAAGCCGGCACAATGAACGGTGTTGCTGCGGTGATGCCAGGTCGTTGGGGTAGCCACGTCGGTATTATGGATCTAACGCTGGCACAAAAAGACGGTAAGTGGGAAGTCGTAAAAGGCCAATCTGAAGCGCGCCCTATCTACGACAAAGTAGAGCAGAAATCACTGGCTGCCGCTGATGAAGGCATCGTAACGGCACTAGAAAAAGATCACGCAGGTACTCGTGACTTTGTAAACCAGCCAATTGGCCAAGCTGATGACGTGATGTACAGCTTCCTATCACTGGTACAAGACGATCCTACGGTTCAAATCGTTAACCTTGCACAAAAAGATTACGTTGAACGCTTTATTCAAGGTGATCCAGACCTAGACGGCACACCAGTACTTTCTGCAGCTGCACCATTTAAAGCAGGCGGTCGTAAGAATGACCCAGCAAACTTTACTGAAGTAGAAGCGGGCCAACTGACTTTCCGTAACGCAGCGGATCTATACCTATACCCGAACACCCTTGTTGCGATGAAGGTAAAAGGTAAAGAAGTGAAAGAGTGGTTGGAGTGTTCGGCAGGTCAGTTCAACCAAATCGACGCAAACTCGACAGCTCCACAATCATTGATCGAGTGGGATAACTTCCGTACTTACAACTTCGATGTTATCGATGGTGTCAACTACCAGATCGATGTGACACAGCCAGCTAAATACGACGCGAACTGTAAAGTGGTTAACCCAGAATCTGAGCGTATCGTAGGTCTGACTTACCAAGGTCAACCAATCGATATGGAACAAGACTTCTTAATTGCAACCAACAACTACCGTGCATACAGCGCGAAGTTCCCGGGCACAGGCGTTGAGTACATCGCTTTTGATGCACCAGACGAAAACCGTACGGTTCTAGCAAACTACATCTCTCGCGTAAGCAAAGAGCAAGGAAAAGTAAGCCCAACAGCGGACAATAACTGGTCTTTTGCTCCTATCGAAACGAGCAAGAAGCTAGACATCCGTTTTGAAACATCACCAAGCGAGAAAGCGGCACAGTTCATCAAAGAGAAAGGCCAATACCCGATGAAACGCGTTGCGACTGATGATGTTGGCTTCGGTGTTTACCAAATCGACCTCACTAAATAA
- a CDS encoding GNAT family N-acetyltransferase, with product MITWSTPTFAELTTTELYELLKLRVDVFVVEQTCPYSELDGKDTQPGVHHLLGYEDGQLIACARLLPAGTTYDNVSIGRIATKAEARGAGLGHKLLAQAIKRSHELWPNSTIDIGAQQHLEAFYQSHGFVTISEMYLEDDIPHIDMRLQG from the coding sequence ATGATCACTTGGTCGACCCCAACCTTTGCCGAATTAACCACAACTGAGCTGTATGAACTGCTGAAACTGCGAGTAGACGTGTTTGTTGTCGAACAAACCTGCCCGTACTCAGAGCTTGATGGTAAAGATACCCAACCCGGTGTGCACCACCTTTTGGGATATGAGGACGGTCAACTGATCGCTTGCGCTCGTTTGCTGCCTGCAGGCACCACTTATGACAACGTCAGTATTGGTAGAATTGCCACCAAAGCCGAGGCGCGAGGGGCTGGTTTAGGTCACAAACTCTTAGCACAAGCCATCAAACGCAGTCATGAGTTGTGGCCAAATAGCACCATTGATATCGGTGCTCAACAACATTTAGAAGCTTTTTACCAAAGTCATGGATTTGTGACGATCTCAGAGATGTACCTTGAGGACGATATTCCGCATATCGATATGAGATTACAGGGCTGA
- a CDS encoding lysophospholipid acyltransferase family protein: protein MIDSPFRLPRYTPFGLGESVVEWATGLSKLDRLYQDRQNELSSFEFMNYTLSALNIDYSIASGSTENIPKQGPVVIVANHPLGAIEGVILADLVGSVRKDVKVLANELLKRLPELDDLFIGVDVFNSKESKRTNAKAIRDANRHLADGGLLIVFPAGEVSSYRKGGKTLTDIEWSKSIAKFVKRHQAATVPIFINGKNSELFYQAGRIHPILRTALLGRELLNKQATTISISIGSSIPYSEITSLEQEVDIVNYLRLNTYLMSQQQTSETTTKPSSFDTQVIAPISSQVLTTEIDSLPAEMKLLEQGEFEVYCTPSQSIPNLMREIGRVREESFRDVGEGSGLACDLDEYDLYYHQLFIWNKAKSELVGAYRLGMVDQLITEHGLDKLYSRSLFNYNQEFIDTLEHSIELGRSVVSKPYQKSLNSLLLLWKGIATFVSRHPQYTHLFGPVSISNDYSHSARLLIATTLSIHHYDKEKASLVSPSSPLTNSNHVFWQNHLLSSLASVPLLSKVLARMEQGKGLPVLLRQYLGMNGKLVCFNVDPSFNNALDGLIVVNLKKVSVKTLGKYMGKEQAQNYLDRHSNSQTQ, encoded by the coding sequence ATGATTGATAGTCCGTTTCGTTTACCACGTTATACACCTTTTGGTTTGGGTGAGTCTGTTGTCGAGTGGGCAACGGGACTCTCAAAATTGGATCGACTCTATCAAGACCGACAAAATGAGTTATCGAGCTTCGAATTCATGAATTACACGCTCTCGGCGCTTAATATCGACTACTCAATTGCATCAGGAAGCACGGAAAACATACCAAAACAAGGGCCGGTCGTGATTGTAGCGAACCACCCACTTGGTGCGATTGAAGGAGTGATCCTTGCCGATCTCGTAGGATCAGTGAGGAAAGATGTCAAAGTGTTGGCCAATGAACTGCTCAAGCGACTCCCTGAATTAGACGATCTTTTCATCGGTGTCGATGTCTTTAACAGCAAAGAATCAAAGCGTACCAATGCCAAGGCGATTCGAGACGCTAATCGCCACCTAGCTGACGGAGGATTGTTGATTGTGTTCCCTGCGGGCGAAGTGTCCAGCTATCGTAAAGGGGGGAAAACACTCACTGACATCGAATGGAGCAAATCGATCGCGAAGTTTGTTAAACGCCACCAAGCGGCAACCGTGCCTATCTTCATCAATGGTAAGAATAGCGAACTTTTCTACCAAGCTGGTCGCATCCACCCAATACTTAGAACTGCATTGCTGGGACGCGAGCTTCTTAATAAGCAAGCAACCACTATCTCCATCTCCATTGGCTCTTCGATTCCTTATTCAGAGATAACATCGCTTGAACAAGAGGTGGATATCGTCAACTACCTGAGACTCAACACCTACCTAATGAGTCAACAACAGACTTCAGAGACCACAACCAAGCCATCCTCTTTTGATACGCAAGTGATCGCCCCCATATCGTCACAAGTTTTGACGACTGAGATCGATTCACTCCCAGCTGAGATGAAACTCCTTGAGCAAGGGGAGTTTGAGGTCTACTGTACACCCAGCCAATCGATTCCTAATCTGATGCGTGAAATTGGCCGAGTCAGAGAAGAAAGTTTTAGAGATGTAGGCGAAGGTAGTGGGCTTGCCTGTGATTTAGATGAATATGATCTTTACTACCATCAACTGTTTATATGGAACAAAGCGAAGTCAGAGCTGGTTGGCGCCTATCGACTGGGTATGGTAGATCAATTAATAACAGAGCACGGCCTTGATAAACTCTACTCTCGTAGCCTGTTCAACTACAATCAAGAATTTATCGATACCCTAGAACACAGTATTGAACTCGGACGATCCGTGGTGAGTAAGCCTTATCAGAAGAGCCTCAATTCACTGTTACTACTATGGAAAGGTATCGCGACTTTCGTATCTCGCCATCCTCAATACACACACCTCTTTGGCCCAGTTAGTATTAGTAATGATTACAGTCACAGTGCACGACTGCTAATAGCCACCACTTTATCGATTCACCACTACGACAAAGAGAAGGCTAGCTTAGTTTCACCTTCATCACCTTTGACCAACAGCAATCATGTGTTCTGGCAAAACCACCTGCTCTCTTCTTTGGCAAGTGTGCCGCTACTTTCTAAAGTTCTCGCACGCATGGAACAAGGAAAAGGCCTGCCTGTCTTACTTCGTCAATACCTAGGAATGAACGGTAAACTGGTGTGCTTCAACGTTGATCCCTCGTTTAATAACGCCTTAGATGGCTTGATCGTCGTAAATCTTAAGAAGGTATCAGTAAAGACTCTAGGTAAATACATGGGAAAAGAACAGGCTCAAAATTACTTGGATCGCCATAGCAACTCACAAACCCAATAA